A region from the Streptomyces lydicus genome encodes:
- a CDS encoding 8-oxoguanine deaminase has protein sequence MAASASTDGAIERLVIENCAIATVDAHDTEYATGHVVVAGNVIESVGAGKAPEGLAHVVRRIDGTGHLVTPGLINTHHHFYQWLTRGLATDHNLFNWLVALYPTWARIDAPMLAAATQGSLGMMVKGGVTTAADHHYVFPRGSGDLVGAELAAAAEIGARITLARGSMDRSEKDGGLPPDFAVETTEGALLATEEAIDAHHDASFGSMVQIAAAPCSPFSVSTELMRQGAELARRKGVRMHTHGSETVEEEKFCHELFGMGPTDYFESTGWLGDDVWMAHCVHMNDSDIAAFARTGTGVAHCPSSNARLAAGIARVPDMLAAGVPVGLGVDGTASNESGELHTELRNALLINRLGAHREAALNARKALRLGTYGGAQVLGRSAEIGSLEAGKLADLVLWKLDGLGHSSIADPVTALVFGPAAPVTLSLVGGRTVVEDNHLSNVDEDAVARTARAEAQRLARIAAEG, from the coding sequence ATGGCTGCCTCGGCATCCACGGACGGCGCGATCGAGCGCCTCGTCATCGAGAACTGCGCCATCGCGACGGTCGACGCCCACGACACCGAGTACGCCACCGGTCATGTCGTCGTCGCCGGGAACGTCATCGAGTCGGTCGGCGCGGGCAAGGCGCCCGAGGGCCTGGCGCATGTCGTCCGCCGGATCGACGGCACCGGGCACCTGGTCACCCCCGGCCTGATCAACACCCACCACCACTTCTACCAGTGGCTCACCCGGGGCCTGGCCACCGACCACAACCTGTTCAACTGGCTGGTCGCGCTCTACCCGACCTGGGCCCGGATCGACGCCCCGATGCTCGCCGCGGCCACCCAGGGCTCACTGGGCATGATGGTCAAGGGCGGCGTCACCACCGCCGCCGACCACCACTACGTCTTCCCGCGCGGCTCCGGCGACCTCGTCGGCGCGGAGCTCGCGGCCGCCGCCGAGATCGGTGCCCGGATCACCCTGGCCCGCGGCTCCATGGACCGCAGCGAGAAGGACGGCGGGCTGCCCCCGGACTTCGCCGTCGAGACCACAGAGGGCGCCCTCCTTGCCACCGAGGAGGCCATCGACGCCCACCACGACGCCTCCTTCGGCTCGATGGTGCAGATCGCCGCCGCGCCCTGCTCGCCGTTCTCCGTCTCCACCGAACTCATGCGGCAGGGCGCCGAGTTGGCCCGCCGCAAGGGCGTACGGATGCACACCCACGGCTCGGAGACCGTGGAGGAGGAGAAGTTCTGCCACGAGCTGTTCGGCATGGGCCCCACCGACTACTTCGAGTCCACCGGCTGGCTCGGTGACGACGTGTGGATGGCGCACTGCGTCCACATGAACGACTCCGACATCGCCGCCTTCGCCCGCACCGGCACCGGCGTCGCGCACTGCCCCTCCTCCAACGCCCGCCTCGCGGCCGGGATCGCCCGGGTCCCCGACATGCTCGCGGCCGGCGTCCCGGTCGGCCTCGGCGTCGACGGCACCGCCTCCAACGAGTCCGGCGAACTCCACACCGAGCTGCGCAACGCCCTGCTGATCAACCGCCTCGGCGCCCACCGGGAGGCCGCGCTGAACGCCCGCAAGGCGCTGCGGCTGGGCACCTACGGCGGCGCGCAGGTCCTCGGCCGGAGCGCCGAGATCGGTTCGCTGGAGGCCGGCAAGCTCGCCGACCTGGTGCTGTGGAAGCTCGACGGCCTCGGCCACTCCTCCATCGCCGACCCGGTCACGGCCCTGGTCTTCGGCCCGGCCGCACCGGTCACCCTCTCCCTCGTGGGCGGCCGGACGGTCGTCGAGGACAACCACCTCAGCAACGTCGACGAGGACGCCGTCGCCCGCACCGCGCGGGCCGAGGCGCAGCGCCTGGCCCGGATCGCCGCCGAGGGCTGA
- the pucL gene encoding factor-independent urate hydroxylase — translation MTAQSRPARPVILGQNQYGKAENRVVKITRDGDRHHIKDLNVSVSLSGDLEEVHLSGSNAHCLPTDTTKNTVYAFAKEHGIESAEQFGIHLARHFVTSQEPIHRARIRIEEYAWERIAPSDANSRFIGADEVQHSFVRKGQETRLTEITYDGERWQVISGLKDLVVMNSTNSEFWGYIKDKYTTLKEAYDRILATEVSGRWRFNWTDDEQRMPNWERSYEQVKKHILQAFAETYSLSLQQTLYQMGSRVINNRSEIDEIRFSLPNKHHFLADLEPFGLKNDNEVYYAADRPYGLIEATVLRDGVEPGIPVDLTNL, via the coding sequence ATGACTGCCCAATCCCGCCCGGCCCGCCCGGTGATTCTCGGCCAGAACCAGTACGGCAAAGCGGAGAACCGCGTCGTCAAGATCACCCGCGACGGCGACAGGCACCACATCAAGGACCTGAACGTCTCGGTCTCGCTCTCCGGCGACCTGGAAGAGGTCCACCTCTCCGGCTCCAACGCCCACTGCCTGCCCACCGACACGACCAAGAACACCGTGTACGCCTTCGCCAAGGAGCACGGGATCGAGTCGGCCGAGCAGTTCGGCATCCACCTGGCCCGGCACTTCGTCACCAGCCAGGAGCCGATCCACCGGGCCCGCATCCGGATCGAGGAGTACGCCTGGGAGCGGATCGCCCCTTCCGACGCCAACTCCCGCTTCATCGGCGCCGACGAGGTCCAGCACTCCTTCGTCCGCAAGGGCCAGGAGACCCGCCTGACCGAGATCACCTACGACGGTGAGCGGTGGCAGGTCATCTCCGGCCTCAAGGACCTCGTGGTGATGAACTCCACCAACTCGGAGTTCTGGGGCTACATCAAGGACAAGTACACGACCCTGAAGGAGGCCTACGACCGCATCCTGGCCACCGAGGTGTCCGGCCGCTGGCGGTTCAACTGGACCGACGACGAGCAGCGGATGCCGAACTGGGAGCGGTCGTACGAGCAGGTCAAGAAGCACATCCTGCAGGCGTTCGCGGAGACCTACAGCCTCTCGCTCCAGCAGACCCTGTACCAAATGGGGTCGCGCGTGATCAACAACCGCTCCGAGATCGACGAGATCCGTTTCTCGCTCCCGAACAAGCACCACTTCCTGGCGGACCTGGAGCCGTTCGGGCTCAAGAACGACAATGAGGTCTACTACGCGGCCGACCGCCCGTACGGCCTGATCGAAGCCACTGTCCTGCGCGACGGCGTCGAGCCCGGGATCCCGGTGGATCTGACGAACCTCTAG
- the uraH gene encoding hydroxyisourate hydrolase: protein MSSETATPTSVSTHILDTSVGRPAEGVALTLAVRSGREGAWTAHGASTTDADGRCKDLPALPEGTTHVRLDFAVEEYFVSPQHRAHHKATQQAEEQQDAPRVRDSGAFFPEVAITFAVTPGEHYHVPLLLNPFGYSVYRGS, encoded by the coding sequence ATGAGCAGCGAGACGGCCACGCCGACGTCGGTGTCCACGCACATCCTGGACACCAGCGTGGGCCGCCCCGCGGAGGGCGTCGCCCTCACGCTCGCGGTGCGCTCCGGCCGGGAGGGAGCCTGGACCGCCCACGGCGCGTCCACGACCGATGCGGACGGACGCTGCAAGGACCTGCCGGCCCTGCCGGAAGGCACCACCCATGTGCGCCTCGACTTCGCCGTCGAGGAGTACTTCGTTTCGCCCCAGCACCGCGCACACCACAAGGCAACCCAGCAAGCCGAGGAACAGCAGGACGCCCCCCGCGTAAGGGACAGCGGAGCGTTCTTCCCGGAGGTGGCGATCACCTTTGCCGTCACGCCGGGCGAGCACTATCACGTACCGCTGCTGCTCAACCCGTTCGGCTACTCCGTATACCGAGGGAGCTAG
- the uraD gene encoding 2-oxo-4-hydroxy-4-carboxy-5-ureidoimidazoline decarboxylase: MPELTRFNTVDDGAALAALHEVCASRAWGSKVLAQRPYATGDALFAASDAAMAELTAEDLAEAMAGHPPIGRPKPGDPTSRREQSGMAGASEELKAEMLELNLAYQEKFGHVFLICASGRTGEQMRDAVRDRIGNTPEQEREIVRAELGKINRIRLTRIAEHAEGDAA; the protein is encoded by the coding sequence ATGCCGGAACTCACCCGGTTCAACACCGTTGATGACGGTGCGGCCCTGGCCGCACTGCACGAGGTGTGTGCCAGCCGGGCTTGGGGCAGCAAGGTTCTCGCGCAGCGTCCCTACGCCACGGGCGATGCCCTGTTCGCCGCGAGCGACGCCGCCATGGCGGAGCTGACCGCCGAGGACCTGGCCGAGGCGATGGCCGGGCACCCGCCGATAGGCCGGCCGAAGCCGGGCGACCCCACGTCGCGCCGCGAGCAGAGCGGGATGGCCGGCGCCTCCGAAGAGCTCAAGGCCGAGATGCTCGAACTCAACCTGGCCTACCAGGAGAAGTTCGGGCATGTCTTCCTGATCTGCGCCTCCGGCCGGACCGGAGAGCAGATGCGCGACGCCGTCCGCGACCGCATCGGCAACACGCCGGAACAGGAACGAGAGATCGTTCGTGCGGAACTCGGCAAGATCAACCGCATCCGCCTGACCCGTATCGCCGAGCACGCAGAGGGAGACGCAGCATGA
- a CDS encoding helix-turn-helix domain-containing protein → MTEPADHPFVQAVKPLVDAMGGQLLAPDQAQGDDVVLAWEGRERVAVRLPHLSDSLDHILAELQRRHGMPLAELDRKTKQSVVRVLESRGAFSVRHGVETVASALGVSRFTVYNYLNRDNAAKGAD, encoded by the coding sequence GTGACGGAGCCCGCCGACCACCCGTTCGTCCAGGCGGTCAAGCCGCTGGTCGACGCGATGGGCGGACAGCTGCTCGCGCCGGACCAGGCGCAGGGCGACGATGTCGTGCTGGCCTGGGAGGGGCGGGAGCGGGTGGCCGTACGGCTCCCGCATCTGTCGGACTCGCTCGACCACATCCTCGCCGAGCTCCAGCGCCGGCACGGTATGCCGCTCGCGGAGCTGGACCGTAAGACCAAGCAGTCGGTGGTGCGGGTGCTCGAGTCCCGCGGGGCCTTCTCGGTCCGTCACGGGGTGGAGACCGTCGCCAGCGCCCTCGGCGTCTCCCGCTTCACCGTTTACAACTACTTGAACAGGGACAATGCAGCGAAGGGTGCCGACTGA
- a CDS encoding TIM barrel protein — MGFTDTRFNVNLSILFTELPLLERPAAARAAGFTAVELWWPWVDAPVPEQAELAALRTALTDAGTRLVGLNFYAGQLPGPDRGALSVPGEESEKFRANVPVAVEFGRSLGCTSFNALYGNRVAGVPAAEQDALALENLAFAARAVAEVGGTVLIEALNAPESPHCPIVSAPKAIEVVDAVNAATGLDNTRFLMDLYHLSMNGEDLDEVIDRYTPKTAHVQIADNPGRGAPGTGSLDLAALLARLTKAGYDGWTGLEYKPGDGTGAGAFAWLPAPLRAARS, encoded by the coding sequence ATGGGTTTCACGGACACGCGCTTCAACGTCAATCTGTCGATCCTGTTCACCGAGCTTCCGCTGCTGGAGCGGCCGGCGGCCGCGCGGGCGGCGGGCTTCACGGCGGTGGAGCTGTGGTGGCCGTGGGTCGACGCCCCGGTGCCGGAGCAGGCGGAACTGGCGGCGCTGCGCACCGCACTGACCGATGCCGGGACGCGGCTGGTGGGGCTGAACTTCTACGCCGGGCAGCTGCCGGGCCCGGACCGCGGAGCCCTGTCGGTCCCGGGCGAGGAGTCGGAGAAGTTCCGGGCGAATGTGCCGGTGGCGGTGGAGTTCGGCCGCTCCCTGGGCTGCACGTCCTTCAACGCCCTCTACGGCAACCGGGTGGCGGGGGTGCCGGCCGCCGAGCAGGACGCGCTGGCGCTGGAGAACCTGGCGTTCGCCGCGCGGGCGGTCGCGGAGGTGGGCGGGACGGTGCTGATCGAGGCCCTGAACGCGCCGGAGTCGCCGCACTGCCCGATCGTCAGCGCGCCGAAGGCCATCGAGGTGGTGGACGCGGTGAACGCGGCCACCGGCCTGGACAACACCCGCTTCCTGATGGACCTCTACCACCTGTCGATGAACGGCGAGGACCTGGACGAGGTCATCGACCGCTACACGCCCAAGACGGCGCATGTGCAGATCGCCGACAACCCCGGCCGCGGCGCCCCCGGCACCGGTTCGCTGGACCTCGCCGCCCTGCTGGCCCGGCTGACGAAGGCCGGTTACGACGGCTGGACCGGCCTGGAGTACAAGCCCGGCGACGGAACCGGCGCGGGCGCCTTCGCCTGGCTCCCCGCCCCGCTGCGCGCGGCCCGCTCCTGA
- a CDS encoding 2-hydroxy-3-oxopropionate reductase, whose translation MSNLPKIAWIGLGIMGSPMAENLIKAGYQVTGYTLEADKLKRLAAAGGTAAASLAEAVTGADVIITMVPASPQVEAIAYGPDGILENAPRGALLIDMSSITPQTSIDLAHAAADKGIRVLDAPVSGGEAGAVEAVLSIMAGGDRADFDAARPLLEALGKTIVHCGPHGAGQTVKAANQLIVAINIQACAEAVVFLEKSGVDLTAALDVLGGGLAGSTVLARKKDNFKNRDFPPGFRIDLHHKDMGIVTDAARTVGAALPVGTLVASLVASLRAQGDGGLDHSALLRGVERLSGHSTAD comes from the coding sequence ATGAGCAACCTGCCCAAGATCGCGTGGATCGGTCTCGGCATCATGGGCTCCCCCATGGCCGAAAACCTGATCAAGGCCGGCTACCAGGTCACCGGCTACACCCTCGAAGCCGACAAACTGAAGCGCCTCGCGGCGGCCGGCGGTACCGCTGCCGCCTCCCTGGCCGAAGCCGTCACCGGTGCCGACGTCATCATCACCATGGTCCCGGCCTCGCCCCAGGTCGAAGCCATCGCCTACGGCCCCGACGGCATCCTGGAGAACGCCCCGCGCGGTGCCCTGCTGATCGACATGTCCTCGATCACCCCGCAGACCTCCATCGACCTGGCCCACGCCGCGGCCGACAAGGGCATCCGCGTGCTGGACGCCCCCGTCTCCGGCGGCGAAGCCGGCGCCGTCGAAGCCGTCCTGTCCATCATGGCCGGCGGCGACCGGGCCGACTTCGACGCCGCCCGCCCCCTGCTGGAAGCCCTCGGCAAGACCATCGTCCACTGCGGGCCGCACGGCGCCGGCCAGACCGTCAAGGCCGCCAACCAGCTGATCGTCGCCATCAACATCCAGGCCTGCGCCGAAGCCGTCGTCTTCCTGGAGAAGTCCGGCGTCGACCTCACCGCGGCCCTCGACGTCCTGGGCGGCGGCCTGGCCGGCTCCACCGTCCTGGCCCGCAAGAAGGACAACTTCAAGAACCGCGACTTTCCCCCCGGCTTCCGCATCGACCTCCACCACAAGGACATGGGCATCGTCACCGACGCCGCCCGCACCGTCGGCGCCGCCCTGCCGGTCGGCACCCTCGTCGCCTCTCTCGTCGCCTCGCTGCGCGCCCAGGGCGACGGCGGTCTCGACCACTCCGCCCTCCTCCGCGGCGTCGAACGCCTCTCCGGGCACTCCACCGCGGACTGA
- a CDS encoding catalase, with product MTARFLTTEAGAPVADNQNSATAGAGGPLVLQDQHLLEKLARFNRERIPERVVHARGSGAYGYFEVTDDVTGFTRADFLGTVGKRTETFIRFSTVADSLGGPDAARDPRGFALKFYTEEGNYDLVGNNTPVFFIKDPIKFPDFIHSQKRDPFTGKQEPDNVWDFWAHSPEATHQVTWLMGDRGIPASYRHMNGYGSHTYQWTNAEGEAFFVKYHFKTNQGIRCLDAEQGAELSGKDPNSHQTDLLQSIERGVYPSWTLYVQIMPAAEAANYRFNPFDLTKVWPHRDYPLQRVGRLVLDRNPDNVFAEVEQSAFSPNNFVPGIGPSPDKMLQGRLFAYADAHRYRLGVNHTQLPVNAPKATEAHNYGRDGLMATHRYDRHAKNYEPNSYGGPVQTDRPLSAPLAVSGHTGTHEAPAHTKDDDFFQAGELYRLMSQDEKTRLVDNIAGGLSQVSRDDVIEKNLAHFHAADPDYGARVEARVRELRED from the coding sequence CTGACGGCGCGCTTTCTCACTACGGAGGCTGGCGCCCCCGTCGCCGACAACCAGAACTCCGCCACCGCAGGCGCCGGCGGCCCGCTCGTCCTCCAGGACCAGCACCTGCTGGAGAAGCTCGCCCGCTTCAACCGCGAGCGCATCCCGGAGCGCGTCGTGCATGCCCGTGGCTCCGGCGCGTACGGCTACTTCGAGGTGACCGACGACGTCACGGGCTTCACCCGTGCCGACTTCCTGGGCACCGTCGGCAAGCGCACCGAGACCTTCATCCGCTTCTCGACCGTCGCCGACAGCCTCGGCGGCCCGGACGCGGCCCGTGACCCGCGTGGCTTCGCCCTCAAGTTCTACACCGAAGAGGGCAACTACGACCTCGTCGGCAACAACACCCCGGTGTTCTTCATCAAGGACCCCATCAAGTTCCCTGACTTCATCCACTCCCAGAAGCGCGACCCCTTCACGGGCAAGCAGGAGCCGGACAACGTCTGGGACTTCTGGGCGCACTCCCCCGAGGCGACCCACCAGGTCACCTGGCTGATGGGCGACCGCGGCATCCCGGCCTCCTACCGCCACATGAACGGCTACGGCTCGCACACCTACCAGTGGACGAACGCCGAGGGCGAGGCCTTCTTCGTCAAGTACCACTTCAAGACGAACCAGGGCATCCGCTGCCTGGACGCCGAACAGGGCGCGGAACTCTCCGGCAAGGACCCCAACAGCCACCAGACCGATCTGCTGCAGTCCATCGAGCGGGGCGTCTACCCCTCCTGGACGCTGTACGTGCAGATCATGCCGGCGGCCGAGGCGGCGAACTACCGCTTCAACCCGTTCGACCTGACGAAGGTGTGGCCGCACCGCGACTACCCGCTGCAGCGGGTGGGCCGCCTGGTCCTGGACCGCAACCCCGACAACGTCTTCGCCGAGGTCGAGCAGTCGGCCTTCTCGCCGAACAACTTCGTGCCCGGCATCGGCCCGTCCCCGGACAAGATGCTCCAGGGCCGGCTCTTCGCCTACGCCGACGCGCACCGCTACCGCCTGGGCGTCAACCACACCCAGCTGCCGGTGAACGCCCCCAAGGCGACCGAGGCCCACAACTACGGCCGGGACGGCCTGATGGCCACCCACCGCTACGACCGGCACGCCAAGAACTACGAGCCGAACTCCTACGGCGGCCCGGTCCAGACGGACCGGCCGCTCTCCGCCCCGCTCGCCGTCTCCGGCCACACCGGCACCCACGAGGCCCCGGCGCACACCAAGGACGACGACTTCTTCCAGGCCGGCGAGCTCTACCGCCTGATGTCACAGGACGAGAAGACCCGCCTGGTCGACAACATCGCCGGCGGCCTCTCCCAGGTCAGCCGCGACGACGTGATCGAGAAGAACCTCGCTCACTTCCACGCCGCCGACCCGGACTACGGCGCGCGCGTCGAGGCCAGGGTCCGCGAACTGCGCGAGGACTGA
- a CDS encoding GNAT family N-acetyltransferase, translating into MLIHAPSLAELPTLRSIELAAGAAFRELGMAAIADAEPPTLAHLTAFHRSGRALAAYEEPGGTAATADTGQSLGYGTAQPLGYLLWEPVDGCTHIEQVSVHPRHAHRRIGQALIDRAEREGSPDPLPLTLTTFAEVPWNAPYYARLGFRILTDAGLTPGLRAIRAREATLGLDRWPRVCMRREVDGARACGADSKT; encoded by the coding sequence GTGCTCATCCACGCCCCCTCCCTCGCCGAGCTGCCCACCCTGCGCAGCATCGAGCTCGCGGCCGGTGCGGCATTCCGCGAGCTCGGCATGGCGGCGATCGCGGACGCCGAACCACCCACCCTCGCCCACCTGACGGCGTTTCATCGCTCCGGTCGGGCACTGGCGGCATACGAGGAACCGGGCGGGACGGCGGCCACCGCGGACACCGGACAGTCACTCGGCTACGGCACCGCACAACCACTCGGCTATCTGCTCTGGGAACCGGTCGACGGCTGCACCCACATCGAGCAGGTCTCGGTCCACCCGCGGCACGCCCACCGCCGCATCGGCCAGGCACTGATCGACCGAGCCGAACGCGAGGGCAGCCCGGACCCACTCCCGCTCACCCTGACCACCTTCGCCGAGGTGCCGTGGAACGCGCCGTACTACGCCCGCCTCGGATTCCGGATCCTCACCGATGCCGGACTCACCCCGGGCCTGAGGGCAATCCGCGCCCGCGAGGCGACGCTGGGACTCGACCGCTGGCCACGGGTGTGCATGAGGCGTGAGGTCGACGGGGCGAGAGCCTGCGGCGCGGACAGCAAAACATGA
- a CDS encoding class I SAM-dependent methyltransferase, whose amino-acid sequence MGTLAGPGMGVAWVPFLCALVMAVAFVLYAHATRRGKFAVWEGLLDGLELRGDERLLDLGCGRGAVLLAGARRLPAGRAVGVDLWRGVDQSGNAQRVTSRNAEAEGVHDRVELHTGDLRDLPFGDGEFDVVLSSLTIHNIKDGEGRRRAVAEAVRVLRPGGRLVIVDIGRSVALYREVLGELPVSGLGVRSLGWRMWWGFPWMRSRVVTASGVVG is encoded by the coding sequence ATGGGTACGCTCGCGGGGCCCGGGATGGGGGTGGCCTGGGTGCCGTTTCTGTGTGCGCTGGTGATGGCCGTCGCCTTCGTGCTGTATGCACATGCCACGCGGCGCGGGAAGTTCGCGGTGTGGGAGGGGCTGCTGGACGGCTTGGAGCTGCGGGGTGATGAGCGGCTGCTGGATCTCGGGTGCGGGCGAGGGGCCGTGCTGCTGGCCGGCGCACGGCGGCTGCCGGCGGGCCGGGCAGTGGGCGTGGACTTGTGGCGTGGCGTTGACCAGTCGGGAAACGCCCAGAGGGTCACCTCGCGCAATGCGGAGGCTGAGGGGGTCCATGACCGGGTGGAGCTGCACACCGGTGACCTGCGGGACCTGCCCTTCGGCGACGGCGAGTTCGATGTCGTGCTCTCCAGCCTGACTATCCACAACATCAAGGATGGTGAAGGGCGGCGCCGGGCCGTCGCGGAGGCGGTACGCGTACTGCGCCCCGGAGGGCGGCTGGTGATCGTGGACATCGGGCGTTCCGTGGCCCTTTACCGGGAGGTCCTGGGAGAGTTGCCGGTCAGCGGGCTGGGTGTGCGCTCGCTGGGCTGGCGCATGTGGTGGGGGTTCCCGTGGATGCGGAGCCGCGTGGTCACTGCGTCCGGGGTGGTCGGCTGA
- a CDS encoding MmcQ/YjbR family DNA-binding protein, translated as MIDANTLRAACLDFNGAVEEFPFPRHPDVSTFKVGGKIFALTTLTDAPLTVSLKCEPELAERLRATHPEVVPGYHLNKRHWNTVSLNGTLPDRLILDMIEDSYDLVVASLPRAQRLLLDWPGEQRP; from the coding sequence ATGATCGACGCGAACACCCTGCGGGCCGCCTGCCTGGACTTCAACGGCGCGGTCGAGGAGTTCCCCTTTCCCCGGCACCCGGACGTGTCCACGTTCAAGGTCGGCGGAAAGATCTTCGCGCTCACGACGCTAACGGACGCGCCGCTCACCGTGAGCCTCAAATGCGAACCCGAGCTGGCAGAACGACTACGCGCCACACACCCCGAGGTGGTCCCCGGCTACCACCTCAACAAGCGCCACTGGAACACCGTTTCCCTGAACGGCACCCTCCCCGACCGGCTGATCCTCGACATGATCGAGGACTCCTACGACCTGGTGGTCGCCTCACTCCCCCGCGCTCAACGCCTACTGCTCGACTGGCCGGGTGAGCAGCGGCCCTGA
- a CDS encoding class I SAM-dependent methyltransferase, protein MTDEQERVQPSGVWATAVGVAKVRALETGRENALFRDPLAQAFATAGGLWPSSPPPDDEAARRRWSAVSSSIVVRTKFLDELLQQASASGVRQVVLLGAGMDSRAFRMDWPEGTRLFEVDTAAPLDFKASVLRQERAVARCERITVAADLREDWPAALAAAGHDPAAPTAWIAEGLLIYLPEDAVELLLARIGTQSAAGSRMGLTLGSRGVIERFGADAAPGSAASLWVSEMPDDPVGWLAGHGWEADSHTLRERAAAYGRPISTPPQREERPGALISAVRR, encoded by the coding sequence GTGACTGATGAGCAGGAGCGGGTGCAGCCGTCGGGAGTGTGGGCCACGGCGGTGGGGGTGGCCAAGGTGCGGGCGCTGGAGACCGGGCGGGAGAACGCGCTGTTCCGCGACCCACTGGCACAGGCCTTCGCCACCGCCGGCGGCCTGTGGCCCTCCTCGCCGCCGCCCGATGACGAGGCCGCGCGACGCCGCTGGTCGGCCGTGTCGTCCTCCATCGTCGTCAGGACGAAGTTCCTCGACGAGCTTCTGCAGCAGGCATCCGCGTCCGGGGTCCGGCAAGTCGTGCTGCTCGGCGCCGGTATGGACAGCCGGGCCTTCCGGATGGACTGGCCCGAGGGCACCCGGCTGTTCGAGGTCGACACCGCCGCGCCACTGGACTTCAAGGCTTCGGTGCTGCGCCAGGAGCGGGCCGTCGCACGCTGCGAGCGGATCACCGTCGCTGCGGATCTGCGTGAGGACTGGCCGGCCGCGCTGGCCGCCGCAGGACACGACCCGGCCGCGCCGACCGCGTGGATCGCGGAAGGGCTCCTGATCTATCTTCCCGAGGACGCGGTGGAGCTACTGCTGGCCCGGATCGGCACACAGTCGGCGGCAGGCAGTCGGATGGGGCTGACGTTGGGCTCGCGCGGCGTGATCGAGCGCTTTGGCGCGGACGCCGCGCCGGGATCGGCGGCGTCCCTGTGGGTCTCGGAGATGCCCGACGACCCGGTGGGCTGGCTGGCCGGGCACGGCTGGGAGGCCGACAGCCACACCCTGCGCGAGCGCGCTGCCGCCTACGGCCGTCCGATCAGCACCCCGCCGCAGCGTGAGGAGCGGCCCGGCGCGCTGATCTCGGCGGTCCGCCGGTAG
- a CDS encoding GNAT family N-acetyltransferase, with amino-acid sequence MATTLRLEKIDPSNFDAAIAVKVRPDQDHLVAPVVKSLAEAYVHPGVAWPRLILDGDRLVGFLMAFLDIDFAGDGTGTDIRSGLWRLNIAAGQQGRGYGRFAVQAVATEIRRRGGTRLTACWHPGNDGPEGFYLGLGFRLTGEMSGDQRVGELELA; translated from the coding sequence ATGGCGACTACGCTCCGCTTGGAAAAGATCGACCCCAGCAACTTCGACGCCGCGATAGCCGTGAAGGTACGCCCGGACCAAGACCACCTGGTCGCCCCGGTCGTCAAGTCCCTCGCCGAGGCGTACGTGCATCCAGGGGTCGCCTGGCCCCGACTCATTCTTGACGGCGACCGACTCGTCGGCTTCCTGATGGCCTTCCTCGACATCGACTTCGCGGGCGACGGTACCGGCACCGACATCCGCTCGGGCCTGTGGCGCCTCAACATCGCAGCCGGGCAGCAGGGCCGCGGCTACGGCCGCTTCGCGGTCCAGGCAGTGGCCACCGAGATCCGCCGCCGCGGAGGCACCCGCCTGACGGCTTGCTGGCATCCCGGCAACGACGGCCCCGAAGGCTTCTACCTCGGACTGGGATTCCGGCTGACAGGAGAGATGAGCGGGGACCAGCGCGTCGGCGAACTGGAACTTGCCTAA
- a CDS encoding DUF732 domain-containing protein produces MMVMRGRNAAACAALLVTLAGCGDASSEKEAKNASSPRPTIGDYVGKTKSEAEDALSPSMTFRAYEDVETKADRSDSTFDTWIICKQDAHGDGPVMFSMAATRATCGLPAASTDPDGLKSPAPLSDASDDVPSPSDKDEKYADAVKVRAPDLRQVEVDDLGVQGQLVCTELAAGDSPREVLKTIQAAYPGAKGLAIVTGAPPVYCPSHESAVASALK; encoded by the coding sequence ATGATGGTGATGCGAGGACGCAACGCGGCCGCCTGCGCGGCTTTGCTCGTCACCCTGGCAGGGTGCGGCGATGCCTCATCTGAGAAGGAGGCCAAGAATGCCTCCTCGCCTCGTCCAACCATTGGTGATTACGTTGGCAAGACCAAGAGCGAAGCAGAGGACGCCCTGAGCCCGTCGATGACCTTCCGGGCCTATGAGGACGTGGAAACAAAGGCCGATCGCAGTGACTCCACTTTCGATACATGGATCATCTGCAAGCAGGACGCGCATGGCGACGGACCCGTCATGTTCTCCATGGCTGCCACCCGTGCCACCTGCGGGCTGCCCGCGGCTTCCACGGACCCTGATGGCTTGAAGTCTCCGGCTCCCTTGTCGGATGCCTCAGACGATGTGCCCTCGCCATCCGATAAGGACGAGAAATACGCCGACGCCGTCAAAGTTCGCGCCCCCGATCTCAGGCAGGTGGAGGTTGACGACCTCGGCGTTCAGGGGCAGCTCGTTTGCACCGAACTGGCCGCGGGCGACAGCCCCCGGGAAGTACTCAAGACCATCCAGGCTGCGTACCCCGGAGCGAAGGGCCTGGCCATCGTTACCGGAGCACCTCCCGTCTACTGCCCCTCGCACGAGTCCGCCGTGGCCTCAGCCCTGAAGTAG